Genomic DNA from Gossypium hirsutum isolate 1008001.06 chromosome A01, Gossypium_hirsutum_v2.1, whole genome shotgun sequence:
TAACTTTTGTGACTCTTTACGTATATTTATGTTGACATGGTATTATATGTCATgttgataaataatttaaaatttataaaaatattcagaaaataaatattataaaataaaataacataagcaTACATGAATTGCcatgtttaataaattaaaattttagtcagcattttatttaaaaacaaaaatttaacttttatcaaaagattgatgatcaaatttaactctttttaaaaatttgaaggtCAAGTTAACTataaaaaaagagtcaaattgattaaaaatataaatatttgggCTAAATCTATATTTTATGTCCTTTTTTAAATTCAGATTGCAAAGTTTTCTTGGGATATTTTGGATACAATGCAACCACTACATTATATATTAAACATTTGGCTTAATTGATGTTATGAGTtgattaaatatcaatttaactaataatgataaaaactaatattattttacaaataaattatattattttaaatatattttatcctattttatctctttatatatagaaaagaaaaacaaaatataggATTTAAACTCAAGATttttataaatctatttgttGGGGTGTAAGTGTATTATAATCTATTCTTTCTTTGATTTGGCTTATCATCAACAATAaggaaaaatgatttttttaattaattaaattctatatttaaaaataatcttaaaatatatacatattttttatttaaagtaataggaaattaaaattcttttaccacaaaaaaataattaaattctagaACAAATATATAAATGCATGCATCTTTGATTAGACAATGACACTGGCAATGATATAAAGCAACACAACATATGATATAATAGATCAATGAAAATTACATTTATTAAGAGAATCCAGCTTTGTCTGCATACAAGCCTAAATTATTAACAAGGAACCATAATTATATTCATAATCCTCATTATTGAGATAAACCCAGCATCAAAAATGGGATACAACTAGCAATTTCACAACATGAATTCACAGCAGCATTAGGCTCACAGGTGAACCTTGAACATGGCTGCCATAACAAGGAGCTCAGTAGTCTTAAGCTATGGAGGAAACCGTAATGGTTGCAGCAGGATCATAGAGTCCACACTTCAAAACACGTGCGGACTAAAGATTCTACATGTCTCAAATTTAAGTTTCTGCAGAAGGCTCCTGAATTTGAATTGATGTTTTCGATAAGCTTGCTTCTAGTTCATTTAATTCATCGATGTCCAATTCATCGTCATCATCGTCTGGAACACTGGCGGTACTTGGTCCAGTAGGAGCTGCTGAATCACTATTTGCCTGAACATGAATATGAAAAACAAGAAACATTCAACATCTAGTCcatcatatatctatatgactaGGGCTGAACAAAAAAACCGACCAGAATATTATAAAATGCAAGTTCATAAAACCAACCAGTTTTTTTATGAAATGCAAGTTCAAAAACCACGATTACCTGAAATCGAACTgaattatgttttttatttaatatataattaatcataatttttatattataaaaataaatattttatacttaaaatagtgaaaataatttaagAGTTCTTAAAAAAGTAttgtttttcataaatatttatgaaaaagaccttgaaattttgtcaaataatattcaaaagtcaTAAAACAAAACTCATTTTATCAAAGCAAgtctaaaaaataaaacaaaacttaaTATGAAAAAATCGAGAACCAAACAAAGCTGAGACGGTTCTAAAAATCCCCGACTGAACCAAACTGATATCACTGAAACTCATGTCCGGCATACAGATATAGAAATATGACCTCTAAGAATCTTTCATAAACatggaaaaacttggaaaatcTAACCATACTCATGTTGGACACGTATCCATATCCATACCCAAATCAAAGTAACATAGGTGTCAAAAGCATATATACTTTTGCATGTACTCCAATTCTATCTGCGAATTAATCATATTTCCAAGTTTTGGCCATTATCAGGCACTAAGAAGAAGGGGCAAAAGATTTCCTTACAGATGACAGCAAACCAGAAAGAAAGCATGTTATACATGATCACCACAATCAGGGAGGTGCTTTTTTAAACCTCACTCCCTCTTTAAGGATCAAACTAGGGCAAGGCATGGAAACATAAAGATCCTCAGGAACAAGAGTAGTTTTAAGCTGTTTCGAGATGGAATACCTCAAAATACATTGAACTCTAGTGTTAGCTATTACATTACTTCCATTGTCAAGAATATGAGACAAGGTGGCTTGATTCTGATAATTGATAAATGTAAGATAGTGTCAATACTTAGCAGTACTAGTGGTAGCATAATAGCAGTTGTCAGTTGTCAGTTGTCACACTTCTGTTTAAAATTGGGAACTCTTATTACGACCCTATGACTAGTAATTCTTTCTCTAAAAAACCTTAAAAGGCAATGCTCTATCTACCAACATCTGCTCCACATATAGAAGCGTCCTAAAGATCTCTTACCTGGATTTCCACCTACGATTCACCAGACTGATTTATGTAGTTCAAAAGAGCTTTAAAGACATAAAAATAGAAGAGGCCAAGAAAAGAGTACCTTATTTTCTGGAGCATCAAATTCTTCCTCTCTCTGGTATTTCTCATATGCCTCAGCATCATCCACAAATAAACTAGCGTCTGACAGAAACAGTTCACGACCACTGCAGAAAGCACAAAGAACAAGAAATTTAGTAAATGATTTTCAAGAAAGAAAACTGATTACACACAGACACCTGTGAAAGCACACATGCCATGAAAAGCATACCTCATGCGGTCATTCTTGGCCCTTTCTGCTCTCTGTGCAGCCAAACCTTCATCTCTTTCTgcaatcttcttcttcttccattccATAAATAGCTCAGGAGTCATAGGTGTTGAAGTTTTTAGTTTGGCACGCTACAACCAAAGACATGTAATATTTAGCTAATTTAAATACCTAACGAAAGATAAAGTAACAAACCATGTTGATACAAGGATGGAGGAATGGTAGGTTGATTCCAACAAATCTAAGTATTACCTGATTTTCAATCTCATCCTCGATTGGTGTTTTTTCACTCTCTTCCTCTATCAGAGCCTTCATCTGTGACTTTAGGACATATCCTGGTGGAAGAGCATGCCTGTAATGACAATCTTTACCACCGTTTGGGCAAACCCAAAACCAACCATATTGTTTCTTTTCCACAGCTTCTAAAAAGTATTTACAAACCTGAATTTACATCAAAACAGTGATAAGTACAGTAATTAAAAGTTAGATAACGAGGCACAGAAGAGAAACAAATATCTCAAGTTACACAGCTAAACCCTACAATTTACACCAACTTTATCCTCATTGCGACTAAATTTTACCTCTCCCTCTCCTTATCTTCTGCATATCTAATTAATAATTTCCACATTAGATGAGTCTCATAATATGTTACGTATTCAAATGCAAGTGCTTGAAAATATGACAAAAGACATGCCACACTAGCTTTTCACCTATAAATGCGTAAGCACGTTCATTAAACAAAGATAGAATTCAAAAGATTATAAGTTCTTAACTAATGATAAACAATGCACAGGACCAACAGCAAAAGCTTACAATATCAGTAGGCTTGTTCTGCTGATACTCCTTCCCCTTTGACTCCACAACCTTCTCCAATGTTGCTTGATCCCAGTCCTCCATTGTTCCTTCAAGAGAGAAAGAAGAACACACATAAAAATCTGAACACCCTTCAATCTTACTACAGAGCTAAGCAGAtagcaataaaataaataaaaacataaaatatcatGTGAGTATTAACCTTGGTCACGCTTATCACTGTAAATGTCAATTTTCTCGCCTTTCCTCTGCACATTCAGGTCATGTGAGAACTTGCATTTAAAACCTTTGACACACTGTCCGGCTTTATAGAATTCACACAATATTGACTTGGGATCAACACCTGATCAAGGCCCAATTATTAGCTCTAAACTTTCAGTTCCAATAAACCAACACAAGTAAACATATATACCAATAATAATCAAGAAACAAAGAGGAAAAGATGGGACAATTACCAACAGGCACTTTGGGTTGAGTAACAGCAATCTTGAACAAGTCATTCACCTCCTTCTCCTTGGCCT
This window encodes:
- the LOC107960693 gene encoding zinc finger CCCH domain-containing protein 11; this encodes MPPKQASKADLAKKQKIIEDKTFGLKNKNKSKNVQKYVQNLKQSVQPKPDPSKTAQKKKKEEEKAKEKEVNDLFKIAVTQPKVPVGVDPKSILCEFYKAGQCVKGFKCKFSHDLNVQRKGEKIDIYSDKRDQGTMEDWDQATLEKVVESKGKEYQQNKPTDIVCKYFLEAVEKKQYGWFWVCPNGGKDCHYRHALPPGYVLKSQMKALIEEESEKTPIEDEIENQRAKLKTSTPMTPELFMEWKKKKIAERDEGLAAQRAERAKNDRMSGRELFLSDASLFVDDAEAYEKYQREEEFDAPENKANSDSAAPTGPSTASVPDDDDDELDIDELNELEASLSKTSIQIQEPSAET